The bacterium nucleotide sequence GTTCATCCCGAGGAACGACGTGATCCGCGTCGGGAACCGGTACACGGTGACGTTCGCATCGTGCAACAGCTCCACCTCGTCGAGCGGGGCCAGGTCCCGTGCGATGTCGACGTCGCCGGATTTGAGCAACGCGAGGCGCGTCGAGGGATCCGGCACGATCCGCAGGACGACCCGCGCGATCTTCGCGGGCGGCCCCCAGTAGTACGGGTTCCGAGCGAACGTGAACTGCACGCCCGGGTCCCACGACTCGAGCAGGTACGGTCCGGTCTCGTTGCCCTTGGTGTTCGATTTGAGCCACTCGTGCGCGGACGGGTCCGCGGCGGTCATGTGGGGTCGGACGACGCGGGGGTTCAGGATCGCGTGCCCGTACTGCGACATGTTGCCGAGCACGAGCGTGTTCGGGTCCGAGATATCGAACTCAACGGTCCGGGCGTCGATCACTTTGACCGAGTCCTTGTCCATGACCTTGGCCATGCGGGTCAGCGCGGCGGTCGTCGCATTCTGGTCGTACAACCGGTCGTAGGTAAACTTCACCGCGGCGGCGTCGAGGGGATCGCCGTTGCTGAACTTGAGCCCCGGCCTGAGCGTCACGACCAGCTTGTGGCCGCCGTCGGTGAACCGGAACGACTCCGCGAGGCCGCCGACGAATTCGTTCGGCGAGCCGATCGTCTGCCCGTTCGGCTGCTTCACGAGCTTGTAGTCGATCAGCCACGAGTAGACGTTCGTCAGCGTCTCGAGGGTGAAGCTGTCCGAGGAGGCGTTCGTCGGATCGAGATTCTGCATGTCGCGGGAGACCGCAACCACGAGCGTCTGGTTCGCGCCGACCGGTGCGCCGACCGAGGCGCACGGGGCCACACTGAACACCACGAGCACGAGCCCGGCCGCAATCGCCAGCCGGACTCCCACGGACCGCATCGCTCCCACGACCACCGTCACTCCCACTCCCCCTCCCGCGCCGCGCGTCGCGCCGATCCCTACGTCGGGCGCGCCCGTTCCTTCCACGAACGGAAGGACAACTCCTAGTCCCGCGCGCGCAGGCCAACGCGCCGTCGGCGACGGCCGGGCCCCGCACGCGCGACCGCCATCTACGGCCGCTCCGGGATTCCGTCCACCTCGAGGAGTCGTCCTGGCGGAGGCCCGCCGAGCACCGTGCCGCGATCGACGCGTTCGACGGGACGCCGCGCGAGTTCCCGGCGGCGCGCCTCAGTCGCGGCGTCGTCCACCCGAAGCTCGTCTCCCAAGAACACCACCCCGTACTCCTCTTGCGCCTTCGCGACGGAGACGAAACCGCGCAGCACGTCGCGCGCGACGAGCGCGGGCGAGCGCTCCCACGGGCAGCCGTTCCCCCCGCCGCCCCCGGTGCGCACGACGATCCGATCGCCCTGCTCGAGGCGGAGGTTGTCGTACTTGGTCGGCAGCCGGAACGTCCGTCCGCCCCGAACGAGGTAGGCGTCGCCGGGGACGCCCGGCCGGCCGCCGTCGAGTCCCCAGGCGGGGTGCGTCTGGCGATCGTCGAGCCATGACAGATAGGCCTCGGGCGCGCGCAGCTCGAACGACCGGATGACGCCCGCTCCGCCCCTGAACCGGCCGGGTCCCGCCGTGTCCCGGCGCAGCGCCGTCTGCTCGACGAGCAGCGGGTACGTCGTCTCAAGGAACTCAACGGGCGCGATGATGAGGTTCGCGTTGGGGCACAGGGCATCGATGCCGTCGGCGTCCGGCCGGCCGCCCCCGCCGCCCGCGATGCACTCCATCGAAACGTACCCCTTGCCCGTGACGGGATGGGTGCCGCGGAACATGTACGTGGGGATCACACCGTTACTGCACGCCGGCACGCTCCCCGGAAACAACTGGCTCATCAGCCCCCGGAACGTGTCCCGGTAGATCATCGAGCTCGTCAGGTGCCGCGCGCCCACGGCGGCCGGGTACGCCGGGGACAACAGGCTCGGGTGCGGGATCGTAACGTCCACCAGGTCGAACACGCCGTAGTTGGGGCTGGCCTCCGCGTCCATGCCGAGCTGCGGGCCGATCCAGTTGAGCAGGTACCGCCACATCTCGAGCGTGACGCGGTTGGGGTTCAGGATCAGGTTGATCGCGCCCTCGGCCTGGCCCGCGGTGCCCGTGTAGTCGAGGTGCAGCCGATCCCCGCGCTTCTCGAGCGCGACGCACAGCCGGAGCGCGCCCTCGCGCACCCCATCGTCATCCAAAAAGTCCTCGAACGCGACCCGGCGATCGGGCAACCCCGCGATCAGCCGGCCCATCGCCTCGTGCGCCCGCGCGGCGTACGTGTCGAAGCACGCGAGCACCGTGTCCAACCCGAACTTGTCCACGAGCTCGTGCAGGCGCTTCTCCGTGATCGTGCACGCCGCCGCCATCGCGAGTGTGTCGCCGATCATCATCTCCGGTGTGCGCGAGTTGCGGGCCATGATCTTCAGGACGGCGTCGTTGAGGATGTCTCGCTCGTACAGCTTGACCGGCGGGATCTGGATCCCCTCATGGAAGATCTCGCGCGACGTCGCCGGCAACCCCGACACCGAGATCCCGCCGATGTCCATGTGGTGACCCCACACCGCGGCGAACGCGATCAGCCGCCCGCCCGCGAACACGGGGCGGCACAATTGGGTGTCGCCGAGATGGGTCATCTCCCCCCGCGAGAGGTACGGGTCGTTGAACACGAACACGTCGCCCTCGTGGATCTCGTCGAGCGGAAACACCTCGCGGATCAGCGTCCCCGACATCGGAAGCCCGTGGACCAGCCGCCCTCCGGCGTCCAGCGTGGAGATCCCGAAGTCGTAGATGTCGCGAATCACGATCGACATCGCCGTCCTGACGATCGTCGCTTCCATCTCTTTCTCCATGGAGTACAGGGCGTTGTCCACCACCTCGAGGGTGATCGGATCCACCACGGCGGTCATCCCTCCTCCACGACGAGGTTGAGCGACGCGTCCACCCGCGCCGTCTGCCCCGGGAGTATCACGCTCGTACAGTCGAGCTGCTCGACGATCGCCGGCCCCGGGATGCGCGCACCGCGCGCGAGACGCCCGCGATCGTAGCACGGGGTGGTCAGGAACCGTCCATCGAAGCGCACCGGACGCGCGCCGGTCCGGGCGTCCCCGACGCGCGCGTCGCCGGACGGCCCTCCGGCAATCCGCACCGGGGCGACGCGGCCGCGCCCGGTCACCTTCAGCGCGACCATCTCGACCGGGACGTGCCCGCGCCAATCGAACCCGTACAACCGACGGTGCTCCGCGTGGAACGCCTCGATCGTCGCCGCGAGCCCCGGCGGCGCGAGGCGCTCCGGAACCGGCACCGCGACCTCGTACGCCTGCCCCACGTACCGGAGGTCCGCGCTGAACGCCAGCGTGCGCGCGTCCGGTCCGATGTGCTCGGCGTCGAGCCACGCTTGCGCTTCGTCGCCGAGCGCGGCCACCGCGGCGTTGACCTCGTCGAACGCGAGCCGGGCGACCGGTTGGATCCGCGTCCGGCCGAACACGCACACGATGTCGGACACGAGCGCTCCGACGGCCGACAGCACGCCGGGCGTGGGCGGGATCACCGCGGTGCGGATCCCGAGGAGCCGACAGAGGTCACCGGAGTGCACCGGCCCGGCGCCGCCGAACGGGATGAACACGAAGTCGCGCGGGTCGTAGCCCCGCTGGACCGAAACGACGCGCAGCGCGCCGAGCATCTTCTCGTTCGCGATGCGGAGGATCCCCTCGGCGAGCGCGAGCGGTTCGATGCCGACCCGCGCGGCGAGCGCGTGCATCGCGGCGCGCGCGCGCTCCACGTTGAGCATGACGGCGCCGCCGGCGAGGACGGCGGGCAGGCGGCCGAGGACGAGGTTGGCGTCCGTGACGGTCACGTCTTCGCCGCCCTGATCGTAGCAGACGGGGCCGGGCTCGGCGCCCGCGCTGCGCGGGCCGACATGCAGGGCGCCGGTGGACGTCAGGTGCGCAATCGACCCGCCCCCCGCCCCGATCGTGACCACGTCGGTGATCGGCACCTTCACCGGGTACTCACCGATGAACGTGTCCGCGCGGATCCGCGCGGTGCCGCCCGCGGCAAGCGAGACGTCGGTGGACGTGCCGCCCATGTCCAGCGAGATCGCGTTCGGGTATCCGGCCAGCCGCGCGACGAACGCGGCCCCGCTGACCCCGGCCGCCGGGCCGGAGAGCACCGTATTGACCGGTTGCCGCACGACCGCGTCCGCGCTCATCAGCCCACCGTCCGAGCGGACGACCGCGAGCGCCGGCGACAGACCGTCTTCCCGCAGCCGCCGCTCCACGCCGCGCACCGCCCGCGCCATCGCGGGCATGACGTACGCGTTCAGCACCGTCGTCATGGTCCGCTCGTATTCCCGGTACTCCGGCAGGACGTCGGAGGACAACGTCACGGCCGTCTGGGCCGACTGCTCCGCCACAAGATCGCGGATGCGGCGCTCGTGCGCGGGATTCGCGTAGGAGTGGAGCAGCACGACGGCGATGCACTCGACGTCCGCGGCGAGGAGCTCGCGGATCGCGCCGCGGGCGGCCCCTTCGTCGAGCGCCCGCAGCACGGTGCCGTCCGCGAGGCACCGCTCGTCGGCCTCGCGGATGCGCTCGATCGGGACGAGCCGCTCCGGCCGCCGGTACCGGAGCTCGTTCGTCAGCCGGCCGGGGATGTTCGCGCGGCCGATCTCGAGAATGTGTCGGAACCCCTTCGTGACGATGAGGCCGATCCGCGCGCCCGCGAGCTGCAACACCGCGTTCGTCGCCACGGTGCTCGCGAACAGCAGATGGGAGACGTCGCCGGGAGCGGCGTCTGCGATCGCGAGGAGCTGGCGCACGCCGGTCATCAGGCCGACAGCGGGATCCGCCGGGGTCGTCCGCGTCTTGGCGATATACGTCTCGCCGGTTCCCTCGCGCACCATCACCAGATCGGTGAACGTGCCGCCGACGTCCGCCGCGATCCGCAGATCCCGCTTGCGCTCCACCGCTGTGACTCCTCCTCACGCGCACCGCACGATTGCCGTGCCCGCGTGCAGGCGCGCCGGCAGCACGTGTTTCCCCCCTGGTCATGCGGGCACCGCTGCCGATCGACAACCGGATGTGGTCGATCGCTTCCGGGCGGGTCGCCGCGGCTCCTGCGGGCCATGCACGTCGCAGAGAACTTCGGCGACCGCTTTGCGGAGTTGAAGGGGGAAACCAGCGCGGGCTCGCGAAGCACGGGAAGCATATTCGCATGGGCTGCCGGGAGGAACCGGGGCAGAACCTCTCGCAAGACGGAACCTGGAATGCGCCCTGCTCAGCGAGTTGTTGGAGGTTCTCCGTGAGAGACGTCAACGCCACCTCGAGACACGTGCTGGACGCGATCGGCAACACCCCGCTCGTGGAGCTACGGCACGTCGTGACGCCGGGCAGTGCCCGTGTCGTCGTGAAACTCGAATCCGCGAACCCTACCGGCAGCATGAAGGACCGAATGGCGCGGACGGTGGTGGAGCGGGCGGTGGCGGATGGGCGCCTACCTCCTGGCGGGACACTT carries:
- a CDS encoding ABC transporter substrate-binding protein codes for the protein MTVVVGAMRSVGVRLAIAAGLVLVVFSVAPCASVGAPVGANQTLVVAVSRDMQNLDPTNASSDSFTLETLTNVYSWLIDYKLVKQPNGQTIGSPNEFVGGLAESFRFTDGGHKLVVTLRPGLKFSNGDPLDAAAVKFTYDRLYDQNATTAALTRMAKVMDKDSVKVIDARTVEFDISDPNTLVLGNMSQYGHAILNPRVVRPHMTAADPSAHEWLKSNTKGNETGPYLLESWDPGVQFTFARNPYYWGPPAKIARVVLRIVPDPSTRLALLKSGDVDIARDLAPLDEVELLHDANVTVYRFPTRITSFLGMNAKIAPFNNPKVRQAISWATPYNTIIRNVMVGFAQPLTSPVPAGMPTHTDQYFTYKTDPAKAKALLAEAGYPNGLSLTFTSRADLAESKGIAVWVKSALAKAGMTVTINEMQGAAFTAALQRHELAFFHHPGWNSINNDPFYHLYWLLQSTCCDYTNYSNATINDLINKNIISTDLKARDAASRQIQQIATDEAAWVFLYQPDLVLATRKNIGGVIFYPADVRFRYYFMTKQ
- a CDS encoding hydantoinase B/oxoprolinase family protein, with the protein product MTAVVDPITLEVVDNALYSMEKEMEATIVRTAMSIVIRDIYDFGISTLDAGGRLVHGLPMSGTLIREVFPLDEIHEGDVFVFNDPYLSRGEMTHLGDTQLCRPVFAGGRLIAFAAVWGHHMDIGGISVSGLPATSREIFHEGIQIPPVKLYERDILNDAVLKIMARNSRTPEMMIGDTLAMAAACTITEKRLHELVDKFGLDTVLACFDTYAARAHEAMGRLIAGLPDRRVAFEDFLDDDGVREGALRLCVALEKRGDRLHLDYTGTAGQAEGAINLILNPNRVTLEMWRYLLNWIGPQLGMDAEASPNYGVFDLVDVTIPHPSLLSPAYPAAVGARHLTSSMIYRDTFRGLMSQLFPGSVPACSNGVIPTYMFRGTHPVTGKGYVSMECIAGGGGGRPDADGIDALCPNANLIIAPVEFLETTYPLLVEQTALRRDTAGPGRFRGGAGVIRSFELRAPEAYLSWLDDRQTHPAWGLDGGRPGVPGDAYLVRGGRTFRLPTKYDNLRLEQGDRIVVRTGGGGGNGCPWERSPALVARDVLRGFVSVAKAQEEYGVVFLGDELRVDDAATEARRRELARRPVERVDRGTVLGGPPPGRLLEVDGIPERP
- a CDS encoding hydantoinase/oxoprolinase family protein, translating into MERKRDLRIAADVGGTFTDLVMVREGTGETYIAKTRTTPADPAVGLMTGVRQLLAIADAAPGDVSHLLFASTVATNAVLQLAGARIGLIVTKGFRHILEIGRANIPGRLTNELRYRRPERLVPIERIREADERCLADGTVLRALDEGAARGAIRELLAADVECIAVVLLHSYANPAHERRIRDLVAEQSAQTAVTLSSDVLPEYREYERTMTTVLNAYVMPAMARAVRGVERRLREDGLSPALAVVRSDGGLMSADAVVRQPVNTVLSGPAAGVSGAAFVARLAGYPNAISLDMGGTSTDVSLAAGGTARIRADTFIGEYPVKVPITDVVTIGAGGGSIAHLTSTGALHVGPRSAGAEPGPVCYDQGGEDVTVTDANLVLGRLPAVLAGGAVMLNVERARAAMHALAARVGIEPLALAEGILRIANEKMLGALRVVSVQRGYDPRDFVFIPFGGAGPVHSGDLCRLLGIRTAVIPPTPGVLSAVGALVSDIVCVFGRTRIQPVARLAFDEVNAAVAALGDEAQAWLDAEHIGPDARTLAFSADLRYVGQAYEVAVPVPERLAPPGLAATIEAFHAEHRRLYGFDWRGHVPVEMVALKVTGRGRVAPVRIAGGPSGDARVGDARTGARPVRFDGRFLTTPCYDRGRLARGARIPGPAIVEQLDCTSVILPGQTARVDASLNLVVEEG